One Halichoerus grypus chromosome 1, mHalGry1.hap1.1, whole genome shotgun sequence genomic region harbors:
- the COPB2 gene encoding coatomer subunit beta': MPLRLDIKRKLTARSDRVKSVDLHPTEPWMLASLYNGSVCVWNHETQTLVKTFEVCDLPVRAAKFVARKNWVVTGADDMQIRVFNYNTLERVHMFEAHSDYIRCIAVHPTQPFILTSSDDMLIKLWDWDKKWSCSQVFEGHTHYVMQIVINPKDNNQFASASLDRTIKVWQLGSSSPNFTLEGHEKGVNCIDYYSGGDKPYLISGADDRLVKIWDYQNKTCVQTLEGHAQNVSCASFHPELPIIITGSEDGTVRIWHSSTYRLESTLNYGMERVWCVASLRGSNNVALGYDEGSIIVKLGREEPAMSMDANGKIIWAKHSEVQQANLKAMGDAEIKDGERLPLAVKDMGSCEIYPQTIQHNPNGRFVVVCGDGEYIIYTAMALRNKSFGSAQEFAWAHDSSEYAIRESNSVVKIFKNFKEKKSFKPDFGAESIYGGFLLGVRSVNGLAFYDWDNTELIRRIEIQPKHIFWSDSGELVCIATEESFFILKYLSEKVLAAQETHEGVTEDGIEDAFEVLGEIQEIVKTGLWVGDCFIYTSSVNRLNYYVGGEIVTIAHLDRTMYLLGYIPKDNRLYLGDKELNIVSYSLLVSVLEYQTAVMRRDFSMADKVLPTIPKEQRTRVAHFLEKQGFKQQALTVSTDPEHRFELALQLGELHIAYQLAVEAESEQKWKQLAELAISKCQFGLAQECLHHAQDYGGLLLLATASGNASMVNKLAEGAERDGKNNVAFMSYFLQGKLDACLELLIRTGRLPEAAFLARTYLPSQVSRVVKLWRENLSKVNQKAAESLADPTEYENLFPGLKEAFVVEEWVKETHADLWPAKQYPLVTPNEERNVMEEAKGFQPSRSAAQQERDGKPASPTPVIVASYTANKEEKSLLELEVDLDNLELEDIDTTDINLDEDILDD; the protein is encoded by the exons CCTCTGCGACTTGATATAAAGAGAAAGCTAACTGCTCGATCGGATCGAGTTAAGAGTGTGGATTTGCATCCTACAGAGCCATGGATGTTGGCAAGTCTTTACAATGgcagtgtgtgtgtttggaatCATGAAACACAG acattGGTGAAAACATTTGAAGTGTGTGATCTTCCTGTTCGAGCTGCAAAGTTTGTTGCAAGAAAGAATTGGGTTGTGACAGGAGCG GATGACATGCAGATTAGAGTGTTCAATTACAATACTCTGGAGAGAGTTCATATGTTTGAAGCACACTCAGACTACATTCGCTGTATTGCTGTTCATCCAACCCAGCCTTTCATTCTGACTAGCAGCG ATGACATGCTTATTAAGCTCTGGGACTGGGATAAAAAATGGTCCTGCTCACAAGTGTTTGAAGGACACACCCATTATGTTATGCAGATTGTGATCAATCCTAAAGATAACAATCAGTTTGCCAGTGCATCTTTGGACAGGACTATCAAG GTGTGGCAGTTGGGTTCTTCCTCACCAAACTTCACTCTGGAGGGACATGAGAAAGGCGTGAATTGCATCGATTACTACAGTGGTGGCGACAAACCATACCTCATTTCAGGTGCAGATGACCGTCTTGTTAAAATATGGGACTATCAG AATAAAACATGTGTACAGACACTGGAGGGACATGCCCAAAATGTGTCTTGTGCCAGTTTTCATCCTGAGTTGCCAATCATCATCACAGGTTCAGAAGATG GAACCGTGCGTATTTGGCATTCAAGCACGTATCGCCTTGAGAGCACATTGAATTATGGAATGGAGAGGGTGTGGTGTGTGGCCAGTCTGAGAGGGTCCAACAATGTCGCTTTGGGCTACGACGAAGGGAGCATCATTGTTAAG CTTGGTCGGGAGGAACCTGCCATGTCCATGGATGCCAATGGAAAGATAATTTGGGCCAAGCATTCAGAAGTCCAGCAAGCCAACCTGAAAGCAATGGGAGATGCTGAAattaaagatggagaaagactGCCACTAGCCGTCAAGGATATGGGCAGTTGTGAAATATACCCCCAGACTATTCAGCACAATCCTAACGGGCG GTTTGTTGTGGTGTGTGGTGATGGTGAGTATATCATCTACACAGCAATGGCATTGAGAAACAAGAGCTTTGGGTCTGCTCAGGAGTTTGCATGGGCCCACGATTCTTCCGA ATATGCAATTAGAGAGAGCAACAGTGTTGTAAagatatttaagaattttaaggaaaaaaaatcatttaaaccaGATTTTGGAGCTGAAA gtatTTATGGAGGCTTCTTACTGGGAGTCAGATCTGTAAATGGCTTAGCTTTCTATGACTGGGACAATACAGAACTCATACGCAGAATTGAAATTCAGCCCAAACAC ATTTTCTGGTCTGACTCTGGAGAGCTGGTCTGTATTGCCACTGAGGAGTcattttttatcttgaaatacCTGTCGGAAAAAGTCTTGGCTGCACAGGAAACACATGAGGGAGTTACTGAAGATGGCATTGAAGATGCCTTTGAG GTTCTTGGTGAGATTCAGGAAATTGTGAAAACAGGGCTGTGGGTAGGCGATTGCTTCATTTACACAAGTTCTGTGAACAGATTAAATTATTATGTTGGAGGAGAAATAGTCACCATTGCCCACTTGGATAG GACAATGTATCTCCTGGGCTATATTCCTAAAGACAACAGGCTTTATCTGGGGGATAAAGAACTGAACATCGTTAGCTATTCTCTGCTGGTTTCAGTGCTGGAATACCAGACAGCTGTCATGAGAAGGGACTTCAGCATGGCTGATAAGGTTCTTCCTACCATTCCAAAAGAACAGAGGACCAGAGTTGCACACTTTTTAGAAAAGCAG GGCTTCAAGCAGCAAGCTCTTACAGTATCCACAGATCCAGAGCATCGCTTTGAACTTGCTCTTCAGCTTGGAGAACTGCACATTGCATACCAGTTAGCAGTAGAAGCAGAG TCAGaacaaaagtggaaacaacttgCCGAACTTGCCATCAGTAAATGTCAGTTTGGCCTTGCCCAGGAGTGCCTGCACCATGCACAGGATTATGGGGGTCTGTTGCTCTTGGCCACTGCCTCCGGAAATGCTAGTATGGTGAACAAACTAGCAGAGGGTGCAGAGAGAGACGGCAAGAATAACGTGGCATTCATGAGCTACTTTTTACAGGGCAA GCTTGATGCTTGCCTGGAACTCTTGATCAGAACTGGCCGACTGCCAGAAGCTGCCTTCCTGGCCCGGACTTACTTACCCAGTCAGGTTTCAAG GGTGGTGAAACTCTGGAGAGAAAATCTTTCAAAAGTCAATCAGAAAGCAGCAGAATCCCTTGCCGATCCAACAGAGTATGAAAACCTTTTTCCTGGATTAAAAGAAGCCTTTGTTGTGGAAGAATGGGTGAAGGAAACACATGCTGATCTGTGGCCAGCCAAGCAATACCCACTTGTCACG CCAAACGAAGAAAGAAATGTTATGGAAGAGGCAAAAGGCTTTCAGCCCTCAAGATCTGCAGCTCAACAG GAACGTgatgggaaacctgcttctcctacTCCAGTTATTGTGGCCTCCTACACAgccaacaaagaagaaaag AGTTTACTTGAACTGGAAGTagatctggataatttggaattAGAAGATATTGACACGACAGACATCAACCTGGATGAAGATATTTTGGATGATTGA